One window of the Streptomyces asoensis genome contains the following:
- the ilvA gene encoding threonine ammonia-lyase has translation MSYRTADSLRPVTLDDVRGAQKMLSGVARVTAMEGSRHLSQLVGAPVHFKCENLQRTGSFKLRGAYVRIAGLLPEERAAGVVAASAGNHAQGVALASSVLGVRSTVFMPQGAPLPKISATREYGAEVRLHGQVVDETLAAAQEYAAETGAVFIHPFDHPDIIAGQGTVGLEILEQCPEVRTIVVGIGGGGLAAGIAVAVKALRPDVRIVGVQAAGAAAYPPSLAAGRPMSIRTPATMADGIKVGRPGDVPFSIVGDLVDEVRTVTEDELAAALLLCLERAKLVVEPAGASPVAALLSAPGAFEGPVVAVLSGGNVDPVLMERVLRHGMAAQGRYLAVRLRLTDRPGALATLLGALSVVDANVLDVSHLRTDPRLGLTEAEVELHLETKGPEHCAEVRRALRDAGYTVID, from the coding sequence ATGAGCTACCGCACGGCTGACTCCTTGCGTCCCGTCACCCTCGACGATGTGCGCGGGGCCCAGAAGATGCTGTCGGGCGTGGCGCGGGTGACCGCGATGGAGGGCAGCAGGCACCTGTCCCAGCTGGTCGGGGCGCCGGTGCACTTCAAGTGCGAGAACCTCCAGCGGACGGGGTCGTTCAAGCTGCGCGGCGCGTACGTCCGGATCGCCGGGCTGCTGCCGGAGGAGCGGGCCGCCGGGGTCGTCGCGGCCAGCGCGGGCAACCACGCGCAGGGCGTGGCGCTGGCCTCGTCGGTGCTGGGCGTGCGCTCCACGGTGTTCATGCCCCAGGGCGCTCCGCTGCCGAAGATCAGCGCCACCCGTGAGTACGGCGCGGAGGTGCGCCTGCACGGTCAGGTGGTCGACGAGACGCTGGCCGCGGCGCAGGAGTACGCGGCCGAGACGGGTGCGGTGTTCATCCACCCCTTCGACCACCCGGACATCATCGCGGGACAGGGCACGGTCGGCCTGGAGATCCTGGAGCAGTGCCCGGAGGTGCGCACGATCGTCGTCGGGATCGGCGGCGGCGGGCTGGCGGCGGGCATCGCGGTCGCGGTGAAGGCGCTGCGGCCGGACGTGCGGATCGTCGGGGTGCAGGCGGCGGGGGCCGCGGCGTACCCGCCCTCGCTGGCGGCCGGGCGGCCGATGTCGATCCGCACCCCGGCGACGATGGCCGACGGCATCAAGGTCGGCCGGCCCGGCGACGTACCGTTCTCCATCGTCGGCGATCTCGTGGACGAGGTGCGCACGGTGACGGAGGACGAGCTGGCCGCGGCGCTGCTGCTGTGCCTGGAGCGGGCCAAGCTGGTCGTCGAGCCGGCCGGGGCGAGCCCGGTGGCCGCGCTGCTCAGCGCGCCCGGCGCCTTCGAGGGCCCGGTCGTCGCGGTCCTGTCCGGCGGCAACGTCGACCCGGTGCTGATGGAGCGCGTCCTGCGGCACGGCATGGCGGCGCAGGGCCGCTACCTGGCCGTACGCCTGCGGCTGACGGACCGGCCGGGCGCCCTTGCCACACTTCTGGGGGCGTTGTCGGTGGTCGACGCCAACGTCTTGGACGTGAGCCATCTGCGGACCGACCCCCGGCTCGGGCTGACCGAGGCGGAGGTCGAGCTGCACCTGGAGACGAAGGGGCCGGAGCACTGCGCCGAGGTCCGCCGAGCCCTGCGCGACGCCGGCTACACCGTCATCGACTGA
- the mca gene encoding mycothiol conjugate amidase Mca gives MAVHAHPDDESSKGAATMAKYVSEGVDVLVVTCTGGERGSILNPKLQGDKYIEEHIHEVRKKEMDEAREILGVKQEWLGFIDSGLPEGDPLPPLPDGCFALEDVDKAAGELVKQIRSFRPQVITTYDENGGYPHPDHIMTHKISMVAFEGADDAAKYPEAEFGPVYRPSKLYYNQGFNRPRTEALHHAMLDRGLESPYGEWLKRWDEFGQKERTLTTHVPCADFYEIRDKALIAHATQIDPDGGWFRVPMEIQKEVWPTEEYELAKSRVDTSLPEDDLFAGIRDNA, from the coding sequence ATGGCCGTTCACGCGCACCCCGACGACGAGTCGAGCAAGGGCGCGGCCACCATGGCGAAGTACGTGTCCGAGGGGGTGGACGTGCTGGTGGTGACCTGCACGGGCGGGGAGCGCGGCTCCATCCTCAATCCCAAGCTTCAGGGCGACAAGTACATCGAGGAGCACATCCACGAGGTACGCAAGAAGGAGATGGACGAGGCCCGCGAGATCCTCGGCGTCAAGCAGGAGTGGCTCGGCTTCATCGACTCGGGCCTGCCCGAGGGCGACCCGCTGCCGCCGCTGCCCGACGGCTGCTTCGCCCTGGAGGACGTCGACAAGGCGGCCGGTGAACTGGTGAAGCAGATCCGCTCCTTCCGTCCCCAGGTGATCACCACCTACGACGAGAACGGCGGCTACCCGCACCCCGACCACATCATGACCCACAAGATCTCGATGGTGGCGTTCGAGGGCGCGGACGACGCCGCGAAGTACCCCGAGGCCGAGTTCGGTCCCGTGTACCGGCCGTCGAAGCTGTACTACAACCAGGGCTTCAACCGTCCCCGCACCGAGGCGCTGCACCACGCGATGCTCGACCGCGGCCTGGAGTCGCCCTACGGGGAGTGGCTCAAGCGCTGGGACGAGTTCGGCCAGAAGGAGCGCACGCTCACCACGCACGTTCCGTGCGCCGACTTCTACGAGATCCGCGACAAGGCGCTGATCGCGCACGCCACGCAGATCGACCCCGACGGCGGCTGGTTCCGGGTGCCGATGGAGATCCAGAAGGAGGTCTGGCCCACGGAGGAGTACGAGCTGGCGAAGTCCCGCGTCGATACCTCCCTCCCCGAGGACGACCTCTTTGCGGGCATCCGCGACAATGCCTGA
- a CDS encoding thioredoxin domain-containing protein, with translation MPNRLAHETSPYLLQHADNPVDWWPWSAEAFEEARRRGVPVLLSVGYSSCHWCHVMAHESFEDQETADHLNEHFVSVKVDREERPDVDAVYMEAVQAATGQGGWPMTVFLTPDAEPFYFGTYFPPAPRQGMPSFRQVLEGVRQAWTERRDEVAEVAGKIVRDLAGREISYGDGMAPQEQELSQALLGLTREYDPQRGGFAGAPKFPPSMVIEFLLRHHARTGAEGALQMARDTCERMARGGIYDQLGGGFARYSVDRDWIVPHFEKMLYDNALLCRVYAHLWRATGSELARRVALDTADFMVRELRTEQGGFASALDADSDDGSGKHVEGVYYVWTPEQLTEVLGPQDAELAARYFGVTEEGTFEHGSSVLQLPQQDEVFDAERIAGIKERLLRERGGRPAPGRDDKVVAAWNGLAIAALAETGAYFDRPDLVEAAVGAADLLVRLHLDEQARIARTSKDGQAGANAGVLEDYADVAEGFLALASVTGEGVWLEFAGFLLDHVLVRFVDPESGALYDTAADAERLIRRPQDPTDNAVPSGWTAAAGALLSYAAHTGSEPHRTAAERALGVVKALGPRVPRFIGWGLAAAEALLDGPREVAVVVPGTADPASAALHRTALLGTAPGAVVAFGTTGSDEFPLLADRPLSNGEPTAYVCRNFTCDAPTTDPERLRTALTTVVSG, from the coding sequence ATGCCGAACCGACTGGCCCATGAGACGTCCCCGTACCTCCTCCAGCACGCCGACAACCCCGTCGACTGGTGGCCCTGGTCGGCGGAGGCCTTCGAGGAGGCGCGCAGGCGGGGCGTGCCGGTGCTGCTGAGTGTCGGATATTCGAGCTGCCACTGGTGCCATGTGATGGCGCACGAGTCGTTCGAGGACCAGGAGACCGCCGACCACCTCAACGAGCACTTCGTCAGCGTGAAGGTCGACCGGGAAGAGCGTCCCGACGTGGACGCCGTCTACATGGAGGCCGTGCAGGCGGCCACCGGCCAGGGCGGCTGGCCCATGACCGTGTTCCTGACGCCCGACGCCGAGCCCTTCTACTTCGGGACGTACTTCCCGCCCGCGCCCCGGCAGGGCATGCCCTCTTTCCGGCAGGTGCTGGAGGGGGTGCGGCAGGCCTGGACCGAGCGGCGGGACGAGGTGGCGGAGGTCGCCGGGAAGATCGTCCGGGATCTGGCGGGGCGGGAGATCTCCTACGGGGACGGCATGGCCCCCCAAGAGCAGGAGCTGTCGCAGGCGCTGCTGGGGCTGACCCGGGAGTACGACCCGCAGCGGGGCGGGTTCGCCGGCGCGCCGAAGTTCCCGCCGTCGATGGTGATCGAGTTCCTGCTGCGCCACCACGCGCGGACCGGCGCCGAGGGCGCCCTCCAGATGGCCCGGGACACCTGCGAACGGATGGCCAGGGGCGGGATCTACGACCAGCTCGGCGGCGGGTTCGCCCGGTACTCCGTCGACCGTGACTGGATCGTGCCGCACTTCGAGAAGATGCTGTACGACAACGCCCTGCTGTGCCGGGTCTACGCCCACCTCTGGCGGGCCACCGGCTCGGAGCTGGCCCGGCGGGTCGCCCTCGACACGGCCGACTTCATGGTGCGCGAACTCCGCACCGAGCAGGGCGGGTTCGCCTCCGCGCTCGACGCCGACAGCGACGACGGGAGCGGGAAGCACGTCGAGGGCGTGTACTACGTCTGGACGCCCGAGCAGCTCACCGAGGTGCTCGGGCCGCAGGACGCCGAGCTCGCCGCCCGCTACTTCGGCGTCACCGAAGAGGGCACCTTCGAGCACGGCTCCTCCGTCCTCCAACTCCCGCAGCAGGACGAGGTCTTCGACGCCGAGAGGATCGCCGGCATCAAGGAGCGGCTGCTGCGCGAGCGCGGCGGACGGCCCGCCCCGGGCCGGGACGACAAGGTCGTCGCCGCCTGGAACGGGCTCGCCATCGCCGCGCTCGCCGAGACCGGCGCCTACTTCGACCGGCCGGATCTCGTCGAGGCCGCGGTCGGGGCCGCCGATCTCCTCGTCCGGCTGCATCTCGACGAGCAGGCCCGCATCGCCCGTACCAGCAAGGACGGACAGGCCGGGGCCAACGCGGGGGTCCTCGAGGACTACGCCGACGTGGCCGAGGGGTTCCTTGCCCTCGCCTCCGTCACCGGGGAGGGCGTCTGGCTGGAGTTCGCCGGATTCCTGCTCGATCACGTCCTCGTCCGGTTCGTCGACCCCGAGTCGGGTGCGCTGTACGACACCGCGGCCGACGCCGAGCGGCTCATCCGGCGTCCGCAGGATCCGACCGACAACGCGGTGCCCTCCGGCTGGACCGCCGCCGCCGGCGCGCTGCTGAGCTACGCCGCCCATACCGGTTCGGAGCCCCACCGCACCGCCGCGGAGCGGGCGTTGGGCGTCGTGAAGGCGCTCGGGCCGCGGGTGCCCCGGTTCATCGGATGGGGGCTCGCCGCCGCCGAGGCGCTGCTCGACGGGCCGCGCGAGGTCGCCGTGGTCGTGCCCGGCACGGCTGACCCGGCCTCAGCGGCGTTGCACCGTACGGCACTTCTGGGCACCGCCCCGGGGGCCGTCGTCGCGTTCGGTACCACGGGGAGTGACGAGTTCCCGTTGCTCGCCGACCGGCCGCTGAGCAACGGTGAACCGACGGCGTACGTCTGCCGTAACTTCACGTGTGACGCGCCGACCACCGACCCGGAGCGACTGCGCACGGCGTTGACCACCGTGGTGAGCGGCTGA
- a CDS encoding DUF4307 domain-containing protein, which translates to MSTASTRLPEGRYGRSSDERADHKLRITGAVLGAFLLALVGYFAYHYVGQNKISAEVITFKATSDEAVQLHLEVRKDSGASGYCTVRSQAANGAEVGRADFRFAGSDTRIDKTVTLRTTAKGTTAELLGCHAD; encoded by the coding sequence ATGAGTACGGCGAGCACGCGACTCCCCGAGGGCCGCTACGGCCGTTCCTCGGACGAGCGGGCCGACCACAAGCTCAGGATCACCGGCGCCGTGCTGGGCGCGTTCCTGCTCGCCCTGGTCGGCTACTTCGCCTACCACTATGTCGGCCAGAACAAGATCAGCGCCGAGGTGATCACCTTCAAGGCGACCTCGGACGAGGCGGTACAGCTCCACCTGGAGGTCCGCAAGGACTCGGGCGCGAGCGGCTACTGCACGGTGCGCTCACAGGCGGCCAACGGCGCCGAGGTGGGCCGGGCGGACTTCCGCTTCGCCGGTTCGGACACGCGCATCGACAAGACGGTCACGCTGCGTACGACGGCGAAGGGCACGACGGCGGAGCTGCTCGGCTGTCACGCCGACTGA
- a CDS encoding ATP-binding cassette domain-containing protein produces MPGAIYAEGLVKTFGDVKALDGVDLDVPEGTVLGLLGPNGAGKTTTVRCLTTLLRPDRGRAMVAGLDVLKHPNEVRRSIGLSGQFAAVDEYLTGRENLQMVGRLYQMKAGPAKARAAELLDQFGLTEAADRTAKTYSGGMRRRLDLAAALVVSPPVMFMDEPTTGLDPRNRQMLWEVIKRLVSGGTTLLLTTQYLEEADHLAHDIAVVDHGRVIARGTSDQLKARTGGERVEVVVHDRGHIATAAEVLAGFGKGETTVEQHTRKLTVPVTGGAKLLAEVIRELDTRGIEIDDIGLRRPTLDDVFLSLTGHVAETKAEEDEENRQNDRRGQSGQSGQSERETVK; encoded by the coding sequence ATGCCAGGTGCCATCTACGCCGAAGGCCTGGTGAAGACCTTCGGCGACGTAAAGGCTCTGGACGGCGTGGACCTGGACGTCCCGGAGGGCACGGTCCTGGGCCTGCTCGGGCCGAACGGAGCGGGCAAGACCACCACGGTCCGCTGCTTGACCACGCTCCTGCGCCCCGACCGCGGCCGGGCCATGGTCGCCGGCCTCGACGTGCTCAAGCACCCCAACGAGGTCCGCCGCTCCATCGGCCTGTCCGGCCAGTTCGCGGCGGTCGACGAATACCTCACCGGCCGCGAGAACCTCCAGATGGTCGGCCGGCTCTACCAGATGAAGGCGGGCCCGGCGAAGGCCCGGGCCGCCGAGCTGCTCGACCAGTTCGGCCTCACGGAAGCCGCCGACCGCACCGCCAAGACCTACTCCGGAGGCATGCGCCGCCGCCTCGACCTGGCCGCGGCACTGGTCGTCTCACCGCCCGTGATGTTCATGGACGAGCCGACGACCGGCCTCGACCCGCGCAACCGCCAGATGCTGTGGGAGGTGATCAAGCGCCTCGTCTCCGGCGGCACGACGCTGCTGCTCACCACGCAGTACCTCGAAGAGGCCGACCATCTCGCGCACGACATCGCGGTCGTCGACCACGGCCGGGTGATCGCCCGCGGCACATCCGACCAGCTCAAGGCCCGCACCGGCGGAGAGCGGGTGGAGGTTGTCGTGCACGACCGCGGGCACATCGCGACGGCCGCGGAGGTACTCGCCGGCTTCGGCAAGGGCGAGACCACCGTCGAGCAGCACACCCGCAAGCTCACCGTGCCCGTCACCGGCGGTGCCAAGCTCCTCGCCGAGGTCATCCGTGAGCTCGACACCCGTGGCATCGAGATCGACGACATCGGCCTGCGCCGCCCCACCCTCGACGACGTCTTCCTGTCCCTGACGGGACACGTCGCCGAGACGAAGGCCGAGGAGGACGAAGAGAACCGACAGAACGACCGGCGCGGCCAGAGTGGTCAGAGCGGACAGAGCGAGAGGGAGACCGTCAAATGA
- a CDS encoding ABC transporter permease: MSAVTDAVRGAAPKPAHPLGQSVRDSLVIAKRNLIRMSRIPEMVIFGLIQPIMFVVLFTYVFGGSMQIGGSTSATDYTNFLMAGIFAQTVTFATAGAGAGIADDMHKGLIDRFRSLPMARGAVLTGRTLADLVQTALTLLVLAVVALLVGWRVGSDGSTNAARVLAAFGLLLLLGYAFTWIGALIGLSVRTPEAATSGGLIWLFPVTFISNAFVDTSNMTPWLRHIAEWNPFSATVQACRVLFANPGQSTSDAWPMQHPVWASLIYSVLIVVIFRTLAVRKYRSATA, encoded by the coding sequence ATGAGTGCCGTCACCGACGCCGTACGCGGCGCGGCGCCCAAGCCCGCCCATCCGCTGGGACAGTCCGTCCGCGACTCCCTGGTCATCGCGAAGCGCAACCTGATCCGGATGTCCCGCATCCCGGAGATGGTTATTTTCGGGCTCATCCAGCCGATCATGTTCGTGGTGCTGTTCACCTACGTGTTCGGCGGGTCCATGCAGATCGGCGGCAGCACGAGCGCCACCGACTACACGAACTTCCTGATGGCGGGCATCTTCGCGCAGACCGTCACCTTCGCCACCGCAGGAGCAGGCGCGGGCATCGCAGACGACATGCACAAGGGCCTCATCGACCGCTTCCGGTCCCTGCCCATGGCGCGCGGCGCGGTGCTCACCGGCCGCACCCTCGCCGACCTCGTGCAGACGGCGCTCACCCTGCTCGTCCTGGCGGTGGTCGCCCTCCTGGTCGGCTGGCGCGTCGGCTCCGACGGCAGCACCAACGCCGCCCGGGTCCTGGCCGCCTTCGGGCTGCTGCTCCTGCTCGGCTACGCCTTCACCTGGATCGGGGCCCTGATCGGCCTGAGCGTGCGCACCCCCGAGGCGGCCACCTCCGGCGGGCTGATCTGGCTCTTCCCGGTGACCTTCATCTCCAACGCGTTCGTGGACACCAGCAACATGACGCCCTGGCTGCGTCACATCGCCGAGTGGAACCCGTTCAGTGCCACCGTCCAGGCCTGCCGGGTGCTCTTCGCCAACCCGGGCCAGTCGACGTCCGACGCCTGGCCCATGCAGCACCCGGTCTGGGCCTCGCTGATCTACTCGGTGCTGATCGTCGTGATCTTCCGGACGCTGGCGGTTCGCAAGTATCGCTCGGCGACGGCCTGA
- a CDS encoding tetratricopeptide repeat protein, whose amino-acid sequence MRDGHRAEAERLLARAVEEEVRRSGGRSDRQVLMTRARGALDTMAQTAAEEYEAYARALEETEARQVSFGQRYAREGGRTPLLVAGVAAVTTAVADLALGTGPGTALGAGVAVGVVGAAATVVKVAGSHLPAAHHRAGEAGQPGGAEQLRLQWLTALEVRGIRPFLDQQRMLSATTGPKKAPGPQLRGADKSAAARGRTVLAQSFAQLPEPAGPFAGRRTELGQLRQWVQTARASTQTRPTVVVLHGPPGSGRTALAVRAAHDLRDQFRGACVVDLRGASAEEAPLPTRDALLHLLNRLGAPREQLLFRERSSADQQVKRLTELYQQHLTGLPVTVILDDASDPEQVLALVPERSDSLVLVTARTPLGLPAELSAWVHELAVRPLDAAGAEELLGAAAQDASGPYDAESADLIRELCGGLPLALRVVGSSLGPRSPRALAADLGVYGPVEPVERALWLRYTDQPDVTRRLLRRLALAGRASLGTAAAAALLATDRAEATRHLTALADAGLVDHVRGDRYRLHDLVRAFALARLLDEEEQTERSAAQERLIVSYAELADSVLRLVDGNMSTRSDRFTPHGFTSLDEALRWLDDESSFITATLRHAEGVDQNAVLSLLGALCDYCLLRGDLYRLGEISELAQSVGQDLLVRSVQWRTGIAARQLGELDKARTTLSSVVDLYLQAHHDSGAARALCSLGITLHHQGQLTEAAAKLREAMDLQAAPELATDRAWTMHALAAVERDRAHLAEALDLLTRSLVLHREGGSVHGEAWAHFQLGQLNLRRGDVPRAEADLREALDLYGRTRDARGEAWALTQLARARLIAGDPGPAAEDLRRAAARHRDNEDARGEAWTIYYLGLALEETGDLDHAVRELERSRSLFSRMRDVYGLACARHHSARVTRDQRAAQTGSLRNSGFARQLLVDARADFQRIGVAHGEAWTCLELAIVDAGNARTQAALALCDEAAGLFASYGDRRGEDWARFLRCTLLPYAAPGGVEVGTAVAQEELAQLVRTHHPLRDTGLNECLEAYGLLLERGIRLESGWQAWRLGLVPGRHGREVMGVAVGDE is encoded by the coding sequence ATGCGGGACGGCCATAGGGCGGAAGCCGAGCGGTTGTTGGCGCGGGCCGTGGAGGAGGAAGTACGGCGGTCCGGCGGGCGCAGCGACCGGCAGGTGCTGATGACGCGGGCGCGCGGCGCGCTGGACACCATGGCGCAGACGGCCGCCGAGGAGTACGAGGCGTACGCGCGCGCCCTGGAGGAGACGGAAGCCCGGCAGGTCAGTTTCGGACAGCGGTACGCGCGTGAGGGCGGGCGGACTCCCCTGCTGGTGGCGGGTGTTGCCGCCGTCACGACGGCGGTCGCCGATCTCGCGCTGGGCACCGGGCCGGGCACGGCGCTCGGCGCCGGGGTGGCCGTCGGGGTCGTCGGCGCCGCGGCGACCGTCGTGAAGGTGGCGGGCTCCCATCTGCCGGCCGCGCATCACCGGGCCGGCGAGGCGGGGCAGCCCGGCGGCGCCGAGCAGCTGCGGCTGCAATGGCTCACCGCACTGGAGGTGCGGGGCATCCGGCCGTTCCTGGATCAGCAGCGGATGCTGAGCGCGACGACCGGCCCGAAGAAGGCGCCGGGACCGCAGCTGCGCGGCGCCGACAAGAGCGCGGCGGCACGCGGACGGACCGTGCTGGCCCAGTCGTTCGCCCAACTCCCGGAACCGGCGGGCCCGTTCGCCGGGCGCCGGACGGAACTCGGGCAACTCCGGCAGTGGGTACAGACGGCGCGCGCCAGCACCCAGACCCGGCCGACGGTCGTCGTGCTGCACGGACCCCCCGGCAGCGGCCGCACCGCCCTCGCGGTGCGGGCCGCGCACGATCTGCGCGACCAGTTCCGCGGCGCCTGCGTGGTGGACCTGCGCGGCGCCAGCGCGGAGGAGGCGCCGCTGCCCACCCGGGACGCCCTGCTGCACCTGCTGAACCGGCTCGGCGCACCCCGCGAGCAGCTCCTCTTCCGTGAGCGCTCCTCCGCGGACCAGCAGGTCAAACGGCTCACCGAGCTGTATCAGCAGCATCTGACCGGCCTGCCGGTCACGGTGATCCTGGACGACGCCTCGGACCCCGAACAGGTCCTCGCACTCGTGCCGGAACGTTCCGACAGCCTGGTCCTGGTCACCGCCCGGACCCCGCTGGGGCTCCCGGCCGAACTGTCCGCGTGGGTGCACGAGCTGGCGGTACGGCCCCTGGACGCGGCGGGCGCGGAGGAACTGCTGGGCGCGGCCGCCCAGGACGCCTCGGGCCCCTACGACGCCGAATCCGCCGACCTCATACGGGAGTTGTGCGGCGGGCTGCCGCTGGCGCTGCGCGTCGTGGGCTCCTCGCTGGGCCCGCGCTCACCGCGCGCGCTGGCGGCGGACCTGGGGGTGTACGGCCCGGTGGAGCCGGTCGAGCGCGCCCTGTGGCTGCGCTACACCGACCAGCCGGACGTGACCCGCAGACTGCTGCGCCGGCTGGCCCTGGCCGGACGGGCCTCGCTCGGGACGGCCGCGGCGGCCGCGCTCCTCGCCACGGACCGTGCGGAGGCGACCCGCCATCTCACGGCCCTCGCCGACGCCGGCCTGGTCGACCACGTCCGCGGCGACCGCTACCGCCTGCACGACCTGGTCCGCGCCTTCGCCCTGGCCCGGCTCCTCGACGAGGAGGAGCAGACCGAGCGCTCGGCGGCCCAGGAACGCCTGATCGTCAGCTACGCCGAGCTCGCCGACTCCGTGCTGCGGCTGGTCGACGGCAACATGTCGACCCGCTCGGACCGCTTCACCCCGCACGGCTTCACCTCCCTGGACGAGGCGCTGCGCTGGCTGGACGACGAGTCGAGCTTCATCACGGCGACGCTGCGGCACGCGGAGGGCGTGGACCAGAACGCCGTACTGAGCCTGCTGGGCGCGCTGTGCGACTACTGCCTGCTGCGCGGCGACCTCTACCGGCTCGGCGAGATCAGCGAGCTGGCGCAGTCGGTCGGCCAGGACCTGCTGGTGCGGTCCGTGCAGTGGCGTACGGGTATCGCGGCCCGTCAACTGGGCGAGCTGGACAAGGCCCGTACGACGCTCAGCTCGGTCGTCGACCTCTATCTCCAGGCCCACCACGACTCCGGCGCGGCACGCGCCCTGTGCTCGCTGGGCATCACCCTGCACCACCAGGGCCAGCTGACGGAGGCGGCGGCGAAGCTGCGGGAGGCGATGGACCTCCAGGCCGCGCCCGAGCTGGCCACCGACCGGGCCTGGACGATGCACGCGCTGGCGGCGGTGGAACGGGACAGGGCGCACCTCGCCGAGGCACTCGACCTGCTCACCCGCTCGCTTGTCCTGCACCGCGAGGGCGGCTCCGTGCACGGCGAGGCATGGGCGCACTTCCAGCTGGGCCAGCTCAACCTGCGTCGCGGCGACGTCCCGCGGGCCGAGGCCGATCTGCGCGAGGCCCTCGATCTGTACGGCCGCACCCGCGACGCCCGCGGGGAGGCCTGGGCCCTCACCCAGCTGGCCCGCGCCCGGCTCATCGCCGGGGACCCGGGCCCGGCGGCGGAGGACCTGCGCCGGGCGGCGGCGCGGCACCGGGACAACGAGGACGCGCGGGGTGAGGCCTGGACGATCTACTACCTGGGCCTGGCCCTGGAGGAGACGGGCGACCTGGACCACGCCGTCCGCGAGCTGGAACGCTCCCGCTCCCTCTTCTCCCGCATGCGTGACGTCTACGGCCTGGCCTGTGCCCGTCACCACTCGGCCCGGGTGACCCGCGACCAGCGCGCCGCCCAGACCGGTTCGCTGCGCAACTCGGGCTTCGCCCGGCAGCTCCTGGTCGACGCGCGCGCCGACTTCCAGCGGATCGGCGTCGCCCACGGCGAGGCCTGGACCTGCCTGGAGCTCGCGATCGTCGACGCGGGGAACGCCCGTACGCAGGCGGCGCTGGCCCTGTGCGACGAGGCGGCCGGCCTGTTCGCGTCGTACGGCGACCGGCGCGGCGAGGACTGGGCACGCTTCCTGCGCTGCACCCTGCTGCCGTACGCGGCCCCGGGCGGGGTCGAGGTCGGCACGGCGGTGGCCCAGGAGGAACTGGCCCAGCTGGTCCGCACCCACCACCCACTGCGCGACACCGGACTGAACGAGTGCCTGGAGGCCTACGGCCTGCTGCTGGAACGAGGCATCCGCCTGGAGTCGGGCTGGCAGGCCTGGCGCCTGGGCCTGGTACCCGGCAGGCACGGGCGGGAGGTCATGGGGGTGGCAGTGGGCGACGAGTAG
- the greA gene encoding transcription elongation factor GreA yields the protein MTQTSESVTWLTQEAYNKLKVELEYLTGPARTEIAAKIAAAREEGDLRENGGYHAAKEEQGKQELRVRQLTQLLDNAKVGETPASADGAVAPGMVVTIAFDGDEDDTMTFLLASREYASSDIETYSPQSPLGTGVIGHKVGENAEYELPNGKKASVRILKAEAYSG from the coding sequence GTGACCCAGACCAGCGAGTCCGTCACCTGGCTGACCCAGGAGGCGTACAACAAGCTCAAGGTCGAGCTTGAGTACCTTACTGGTCCTGCGCGCACGGAGATCGCCGCCAAGATCGCGGCCGCGCGCGAGGAGGGGGACCTGCGTGAGAACGGTGGGTACCACGCGGCCAAGGAGGAGCAGGGCAAGCAGGAGCTCCGTGTGCGCCAGCTGACCCAGCTTCTCGACAACGCCAAGGTCGGCGAGACCCCGGCCTCCGCCGACGGCGCGGTGGCGCCCGGCATGGTCGTGACGATCGCCTTCGACGGTGACGAGGACGACACCATGACGTTCCTGCTCGCCTCGCGCGAGTACGCGAGCTCGGACATCGAGACCTACTCGCCGCAGTCCCCGCTCGGCACCGGCGTGATCGGCCACAAGGTCGGCGAGAACGCCGAGTACGAGCTGCCCAACGGCAAGAAGGCCTCCGTGCGCATTCTCAAGGCCGAGGCCTACAGCGGCTGA